A window of Castanea sativa cultivar Marrone di Chiusa Pesio chromosome 1, ASM4071231v1 contains these coding sequences:
- the LOC142627527 gene encoding uncharacterized protein LOC142627527 — MNRSQSLNAPPYFDGSNYAFWKVRMRVFLCSIDETVWDAIDVGWTRPESAKSTWDKEALTTANANSKALNAIFCGVSPNEFHRISHVTIAKEAWQILETTYEGTKKVKDTKLQMLTTRFEELKMSDEESFDLFYGKLNEVVIGKFNLEKKMEDSKIVRKILRSLLESFRAKVTAIEESKDLDDIKVQELVGSLQTYELSLPSQKKSKSLALKTINERVETHDTSDENEVEKDVAYLVKNF; from the coding sequence ATGAATCGATCCCAATCTCTCAATGCTCCACCATATTTTGATGGAAGCAACTATGCATTTTGGAAAGTTCGCATGAGGGTATTCTTATGTTCAATTGATGAGACTGTTTGGGATGCAATAGATGTAGGATGGACTAGGCCGGAGTCTGCTAAATCCACATGGGATAAGGAGGCTCTTACGACAGCCAATGCAAATAGCAAGGCACTGAATGCAATCTTTTGTGGTGTTTCTCCAAATGAGTTTCACAGGATTTCTCACGTAACAATTGCCAAGGAGGCATGGCAAATATTGGAGACTACCTATGAAGGAACGAAGAAGGTCAAGGACACTAAGTTGCAAATGCTAACCACTCGATTCGAAGAGTTGAAAATGAGTGATGAAGAGTCATTCGACTTATTCTATGGCAAGCTAAATGAGGTGGTTATCGGCAAGTTCAACTTGGAAAAAAAGATGGAGGACTCAAAGATAGTGAGAAAAATCCTTCGATCATTGCTAGAGAGCTTCCGTGCAAAGGTTACAGCAATTGAAGAGAGCAAGGACCTTGATGATATCAAAGTTCAAGAACTAGTTGGCTCACTTCAAACTTATGAGCTGTCATTGCCATCacaaaagaagagcaaatccCTTGCTCTAAAGACGATCAATGAGAGGGTGGAAACTCACGACACATCGGATGAGAATGAGGTCGAGAAAGATGTGGCATATCTTGTaaagaatttttga